One genomic window of Sulfurovum lithotrophicum includes the following:
- a CDS encoding TolC family protein has product MKHKLWLVGLAATLQLQATSITSLLNSLEKRPEHRLDMLDVEKSALGKQALSDKLMPTVGLYAGYEISNSPNSMLPVPPNEMFKMVPHQEIPQPFSKQIMREGVNFTWPLFVKSVYTLKEKAELLNLAAKEKKKLNLIQREAVVVGSVAQLRYLEALKNALKAKKRSILQTQVTVRVKVKEGRAPQSAIFVLNSHINELDIAMNNIDQSINLLSSKIETLTGIHLKQSVPMRAKASVNRGEIFALRPLRSKVEAGKKGMQAADEAYIPSIVTKGNYTLSQADAYNNGKSLHENFGTAGLYLSMPLFDSSKGTVSQQAKVDYLKEKTTLDQTEHALTVQAKQLEHEIRLLKKSVVLARKSVTEQKRLLKIAKVSFSNGTITQEEYLRYEDALADAKAALYKAEAKEWQDTAQLAVIYGNDLRRIVK; this is encoded by the coding sequence ATGAAACATAAACTATGGCTGGTCGGTCTGGCTGCAACATTGCAGCTTCAGGCTACATCCATCACCTCGCTACTCAATTCACTTGAGAAACGACCCGAACACAGACTCGATATGCTGGATGTGGAAAAGAGCGCATTGGGCAAACAGGCGTTAAGTGACAAGCTGATGCCGACAGTCGGTCTATATGCCGGATATGAAATATCCAATTCTCCAAACAGTATGTTACCGGTACCTCCAAATGAAATGTTCAAGATGGTACCACATCAGGAAATACCACAGCCTTTCAGCAAGCAGATCATGCGTGAGGGAGTGAATTTTACCTGGCCGCTGTTCGTCAAGTCAGTCTATACACTCAAAGAGAAAGCCGAACTGCTCAATCTGGCGGCCAAAGAAAAGAAGAAACTCAATCTCATACAGAGGGAAGCCGTAGTGGTCGGTTCTGTGGCGCAATTGCGTTACCTTGAAGCACTGAAAAATGCGTTAAAGGCAAAAAAACGTTCCATCTTGCAGACACAGGTCACCGTTAGAGTGAAAGTCAAAGAAGGGCGGGCACCCCAAAGTGCTATTTTCGTTCTCAACAGCCACATCAACGAACTTGATATTGCAATGAACAATATCGACCAGAGTATCAACCTTCTGAGCTCAAAGATCGAAACACTGACAGGGATCCACTTGAAACAGAGTGTCCCCATGCGTGCCAAGGCATCGGTAAACAGAGGTGAGATCTTTGCACTCAGACCGCTTCGAAGCAAAGTCGAAGCAGGTAAAAAAGGTATGCAGGCGGCAGATGAAGCTTATATCCCCAGCATTGTAACCAAAGGGAACTATACGCTTTCCCAGGCAGATGCCTACAATAACGGTAAATCACTGCATGAGAATTTCGGAACAGCCGGTCTGTATCTTTCCATGCCGCTTTTTGATTCCTCCAAAGGAACGGTATCACAGCAGGCAAAAGTGGACTACCTCAAAGAGAAGACGACTTTGGACCAGACAGAACATGCACTCACGGTACAGGCGAAACAGCTGGAACATGAGATCCGGCTGTTGAAAAAGTCTGTAGTGTTGGCAAGAAAAAGTGTTACCGAGCAGAAACGGCTGCTGAAGATCGCCAAAGTCTCATTTTCAAACGGGACGATCACACAGGAAGAATATCTGCGCTATGAAGATGCCCTTGCGGATGCCAAAGCGGCACTCTATAAGGCGGAAGCCAAGGAATGGCAGGATACTGCACAACTGGCGGTAATTTACGGAAATGATTTAAGAAGGATAGTAAAATGA
- a CDS encoding TetR/AcrR family transcriptional regulator yields the protein MSKKIQKRNAEASKQLIITHAIELFSQKGYASASMDELAEQCGLNKAMVFYYFKNKKGLYEAVMREVLIEIQQTIVEENKQHSRPKDELEGFIRTYAKFACEHPYLPSLLLKELSDSGAVIPEMLFASMRQLFALFSDILKRGEAKGCFENAVPMILYFMVLGTLNLMITTKPLRIKASHMEDIDVDTCSSCDIDEIADYVVEKIFRMLGTTKKGDSL from the coding sequence ATGTCTAAAAAAATACAGAAACGCAATGCGGAAGCTTCCAAACAGCTCATCATTACCCATGCCATAGAACTTTTTTCCCAAAAAGGCTATGCATCGGCTTCGATGGATGAACTGGCGGAACAATGTGGACTGAATAAGGCGATGGTCTTTTACTACTTCAAGAACAAAAAAGGACTTTACGAAGCGGTCATGCGGGAAGTACTCATTGAGATACAGCAGACGATCGTGGAAGAGAACAAACAGCACAGCAGGCCAAAAGATGAACTCGAAGGGTTCATCCGTACTTACGCGAAATTCGCCTGCGAGCATCCCTACCTGCCTTCTTTGCTGCTCAAAGAGCTCAGTGACAGCGGTGCAGTTATACCAGAGATGCTTTTCGCTTCTATGCGGCAGCTCTTTGCGCTCTTCAGTGATATTTTAAAACGTGGAGAAGCAAAGGGATGCTTTGAAAATGCGGTACCGATGATACTCTACTTTATGGTCCTCGGTACGCTCAACCTGATGATCACGACAAAACCGCTGCGTATCAAAGCGTCACATATGGAAGATATCGATGTGGATACCTGCTCTTCCTGTGATATTGACGAGATTGCTGACTATGTAGTGGAAAAAATATTCCGTATGCTGGGTACAACAAAAAAAGGAGATTCACTATGA
- the istB gene encoding IS21-like element helper ATPase IstB, translating into MAVNEQIVLLCKELQLPSLANAYHELSNRAAKENWKYSEYLYEALKSEAEGKAERSKATLTKMAGFPTIKTLEQFDFDFTVGVNRRQIEELSSMEFVKRKENIILLGQSGVGKTHLAIALAYQAVQKRIKARFVTASDLIMQMSQAKKEKRYDAFLRQAVLAPALLVIDEIGYFPMSKEDAHHFFQVISRRYERGSTIVTSNLVFSQWSGIFANDKVVTTAILDRLLHHSHVINILGDSYRLKEKKEEEMNGSDLYEFEPKKSKK; encoded by the coding sequence ATGGCAGTAAATGAACAGATAGTGCTCTTATGCAAAGAACTACAGCTTCCCTCGCTTGCTAATGCCTACCATGAACTGAGCAACCGTGCTGCCAAAGAGAACTGGAAATACAGTGAATACCTCTACGAAGCACTGAAGAGTGAAGCTGAGGGTAAGGCTGAGAGAAGCAAGGCAACACTTACAAAGATGGCAGGTTTCCCTACGATCAAGACACTCGAACAGTTTGACTTCGACTTTACTGTAGGCGTCAATAGAAGACAGATAGAAGAACTCTCCTCGATGGAATTCGTAAAAAGAAAAGAGAATATTATCCTGCTGGGGCAGTCCGGTGTCGGCAAGACACACCTGGCGATAGCACTGGCATATCAAGCTGTTCAGAAGCGTATCAAAGCACGGTTTGTAACGGCAAGCGACCTGATCATGCAAATGAGCCAGGCTAAAAAAGAGAAGCGGTATGATGCCTTTCTTAGACAGGCAGTCCTGGCACCGGCACTGCTGGTCATTGACGAGATAGGCTATTTCCCTATGAGCAAAGAAGATGCCCATCATTTCTTTCAGGTAATCTCCCGAAGATATGAAAGAGGTTCAACCATTGTAACTTCCAATTTGGTCTTCTCTCAATGGAGTGGCATATTCGCCAATGACAAAGTCGTGACTACTGCTATTTTAGACAGACTTTTACATCATTCTCATGTGATAAATATACTTGGAGATTCTTATCGATTAAAAGAAAAAAAGGAGGAAGAAATGAATGGTTCTGATCTTTACGAATTTGAACCTAAAAAGAGTAAAAAATAA
- the istA gene encoding IS21 family transposase codes for MLKKGEVKMIHKMIKEGLSKSAIARKLGLSRDTVSKYAKLPEGHVPAIKRVAPGTTVDAYLPHIASMLEKAHELDIHIPSTSIYDEIKKMGYTGSLRWMQEIMQKHNLRERVKEDEFRIRFETDPGHQMQVDWVEFPKDGLSAFVATMGYSRASYVEYVTDEKVETWIQCHMNAFNYFGGVPTEGLCDNMKTVIIKRNAYGRGKHKFNEQFRDFAKHCGMDLKVCKPYRAQTKGKVERFNHYLRYSFHNAFKVRLSMMGYKMTKENANAEVMDWLDYSANARIHQTTLQKPFELLAQEQLQLLPVPKPYLGIHLLKATSRSITQAHKTQVKQRVHIPQRDLQSYDEFIPAAVAYLLTYSMITGGVAWQ; via the coding sequence ATGCTTAAAAAAGGTGAAGTAAAAATGATCCACAAGATGATAAAAGAGGGGTTGAGTAAAAGTGCCATTGCACGCAAACTTGGCTTGAGCCGGGATACTGTTTCAAAGTATGCCAAACTGCCGGAGGGACATGTCCCAGCAATAAAAAGAGTAGCACCGGGAACGACAGTGGATGCCTACCTTCCCCATATAGCCAGTATGCTGGAGAAAGCCCATGAACTGGATATACATATCCCTTCCACATCCATTTATGACGAGATAAAAAAGATGGGCTACACGGGTTCTCTTCGATGGATGCAGGAGATCATGCAGAAACATAATCTAAGAGAACGTGTTAAAGAAGATGAGTTTCGCATACGCTTTGAGACCGATCCCGGTCATCAAATGCAGGTGGACTGGGTAGAATTCCCTAAAGACGGGCTCTCTGCCTTTGTTGCGACCATGGGATATTCCAGGGCTTCGTATGTAGAATATGTCACGGATGAGAAAGTAGAAACATGGATTCAATGCCATATGAATGCCTTCAATTACTTTGGCGGTGTACCGACAGAAGGGCTGTGTGACAACATGAAGACCGTGATCATCAAGCGAAATGCCTACGGACGAGGAAAGCATAAGTTCAATGAACAATTCCGCGACTTTGCCAAGCACTGCGGGATGGATCTAAAGGTATGTAAGCCCTATAGGGCACAGACCAAAGGAAAAGTGGAACGTTTCAATCACTATCTGCGTTACAGTTTCCATAATGCTTTTAAAGTGCGTTTGTCGATGATGGGATATAAGATGACCAAAGAGAATGCCAATGCCGAAGTGATGGACTGGCTTGATTACAGTGCAAATGCGAGAATACATCAGACTACCCTGCAAAAGCCGTTTGAATTACTTGCACAGGAGCAGTTGCAGCTGCTTCCCGTACCGAAGCCTTATCTTGGTATCCACCTGTTAAAAGCTACAAGTAGAAGTATAACACAAGCCCATAAAACACAAGTGAAACAACGCGTGCATATCCCACAACGTGATCTCCAAAGCTATGACGAGTTCATTCCTGCAGCTGTTGCCTATCTGCTTACCTACAGCATGATCACCGGAGGTGTGGCATGGCAGTAA
- the pckA gene encoding phosphoenolpyruvate carboxykinase (ATP) yields MSTRTPNGLDKLGLKNIGEVYYNLSYDELQAHEINQGECKISTTGTAMCDTGIFTGRSPKDKYFVDQPPSNKHIAWGDVNRPIKKEIYEELFDLTKDQLSGKNIYVMDVYTGASKASRRSIRFITEVAWQAHFVKNMFIRPTEEELETFEPDFTVYNACKAVDEKYKEHGLNSDVFVVFNIEDNVSIIGGTWYGGEMKKGIFSMMNYWLPLEGKLSMHCSANVGKEGDVCLFFGLSGTGKTTLSTDPNRALIGDDEHGWDDNGVFNFEGGCYAKVINLDPKSEPEIHGAIVKDALLENVVADETGNVDYTNDSKTENTRVSYPIEHIENHKEDLQSGHPKNIIFLSADAFGVLPPVSKLTKEQAMYYFLSGYTAKVAGTERGITEPVATFSACFGEAFLPLHPTVYAKLLGEKIDEHGVNVYLVNTGWTGGAYGVGKRMSIKNTRACINGILSGAILESEFDTLDTFNLAIPKTLEGVDTEVLNPRNTWTDKAEYDASLAKLAKMFQENFHRYDDKGGEFNFASAGPQL; encoded by the coding sequence ATGAGTACCAGAACGCCCAACGGACTTGACAAGCTCGGATTGAAAAATATCGGAGAAGTGTATTACAATTTGAGTTATGACGAGTTGCAAGCACACGAAATAAACCAGGGAGAGTGTAAGATCTCTACCACAGGTACAGCGATGTGTGATACGGGGATTTTTACAGGAAGAAGTCCCAAAGACAAATATTTTGTTGATCAACCGCCTTCAAATAAGCACATTGCATGGGGGGACGTGAACAGGCCTATCAAAAAAGAGATCTATGAAGAGCTGTTTGATCTTACAAAAGATCAACTTTCAGGTAAAAATATCTATGTGATGGACGTTTATACGGGCGCCAGCAAAGCTAGCAGACGCTCCATCAGATTCATTACAGAGGTTGCATGGCAGGCACATTTTGTCAAGAATATGTTCATTCGTCCTACCGAAGAGGAACTTGAAACGTTCGAACCGGATTTCACAGTCTACAATGCTTGTAAAGCAGTCGATGAAAAATACAAAGAACACGGGCTCAATTCTGATGTATTCGTTGTATTCAATATCGAAGACAATGTTTCGATTATCGGAGGAACATGGTACGGTGGAGAGATGAAAAAAGGTATCTTCTCCATGATGAACTACTGGCTGCCGCTTGAGGGTAAACTCTCCATGCATTGTTCCGCGAATGTCGGCAAAGAGGGTGATGTATGTCTCTTCTTCGGACTTTCAGGTACAGGCAAAACAACACTTTCGACTGATCCAAACCGTGCATTGATCGGGGACGATGAACACGGTTGGGATGATAACGGTGTTTTCAACTTCGAAGGCGGATGTTATGCCAAAGTAATCAACCTCGACCCTAAAAGCGAACCGGAGATCCATGGTGCCATCGTCAAAGATGCATTGCTTGAGAATGTCGTGGCCGATGAGACGGGGAACGTAGACTATACAAACGATTCAAAAACGGAGAATACGCGTGTTTCCTACCCTATAGAGCATATTGAAAACCATAAAGAAGACCTTCAGTCGGGCCACCCCAAAAACATTATCTTCCTCTCAGCCGATGCATTCGGTGTACTGCCTCCAGTCTCCAAATTGACAAAAGAACAGGCAATGTACTACTTCCTGAGCGGATATACCGCAAAAGTAGCAGGAACGGAAAGAGGGATCACAGAACCGGTAGCGACTTTCTCTGCCTGTTTTGGTGAAGCTTTCCTCCCACTTCACCCGACAGTCTATGCCAAACTACTGGGTGAGAAGATCGATGAACACGGTGTGAACGTTTATCTGGTCAATACAGGTTGGACCGGTGGAGCATACGGTGTGGGTAAACGTATGAGCATCAAAAATACCAGAGCGTGTATCAATGGTATTTTAAGTGGGGCTATTTTAGAGAGTGAGTTTGATACACTCGACACTTTCAACCTTGCCATTCCCAAAACACTTGAGGGAGTAGATACTGAAGTGCTCAACCCGAGAAATACCTGGACAGACAAAGCAGAATACGATGCTTCACTGGCAAAACTTGCTAAAATGTTCCAGGAGAATTTCCACCGTTATGATGACAAAGGCGGCGAATTTAACTTTGCCTCTGCCGGCCCTCAGTTGTAA
- a CDS encoding sodium ion-translocating decarboxylase subunit beta codes for MKIKHLLLSVLFAFAFLTNAATASEHEAGAHHFKTQEQLIAEEKATYKEKSVGQLIVSFFHTTGLDAILNPKEGVKNGQGVEMSTFAQSWGRVIMFIIIFILFYLAIAKGFEPLLLLPIAFGGLLANIPIANMTGPHGMLGIIYNMGIANEFFPLLIFMGVGAMTDFGPLLANPKTALLGGAAQFGIFGSLVGAAALSQYTGMVDFTLKQSAAISIIGGADGPTSIFIASALAPEMLGAIAVAAYSYMALVPVIQPPIMRALTTPEERKIVMKTTRKVNRLEKLVFPVVVIMMIALVLPDAAPLMGAFAFGNFAKESGVVDRLSNEMQNSLINIVTIFLGFGVGMTLQADKFLVAETLGIMVIGLLAFAAGTAAGVLMAKTMNKFSKEPINPLIGSAGVSAVPMAARVSSKVGSEEKPGNILLMHAMGPNVAGVIGSAVAAGVLLSIFK; via the coding sequence ATGAAGATCAAACATCTTTTACTCTCAGTGCTTTTTGCATTTGCCTTTCTGACAAATGCAGCAACAGCGAGTGAGCATGAAGCCGGTGCGCATCATTTCAAAACACAGGAACAGTTGATAGCCGAAGAGAAAGCTACCTATAAGGAAAAAAGTGTCGGGCAGTTGATCGTCAGCTTTTTTCATACTACAGGACTTGACGCGATCTTGAACCCTAAAGAGGGTGTGAAGAATGGTCAGGGGGTAGAAATGTCCACCTTCGCACAGAGTTGGGGGCGTGTGATCATGTTCATTATCATATTCATTCTTTTCTATTTAGCTATTGCCAAGGGGTTTGAGCCGCTTCTTCTGCTTCCTATTGCCTTCGGAGGGCTTTTGGCCAACATTCCTATCGCCAATATGACCGGTCCCCACGGTATGCTGGGAATCATCTACAACATGGGTATTGCCAATGAATTCTTCCCGTTGCTTATCTTTATGGGTGTCGGTGCTATGACCGATTTCGGCCCGCTGCTTGCAAATCCAAAAACGGCACTGCTCGGCGGTGCGGCGCAGTTTGGTATCTTTGGTTCACTGGTCGGTGCAGCGGCACTTTCACAGTATACGGGCATGGTAGACTTTACGCTTAAACAGTCAGCAGCGATCTCGATCATCGGTGGTGCCGATGGCCCGACATCGATCTTCATTGCGTCTGCCCTGGCACCGGAAATGCTGGGTGCGATCGCGGTAGCAGCCTACTCTTATATGGCCCTTGTACCGGTCATACAGCCTCCGATAATGAGAGCATTGACCACACCTGAAGAACGTAAAATCGTTATGAAAACAACAAGAAAAGTCAACAGACTTGAAAAGCTGGTATTCCCTGTTGTAGTGATCATGATGATCGCTTTGGTCCTTCCCGATGCGGCTCCACTGATGGGTGCATTTGCCTTCGGTAACTTTGCCAAAGAGTCCGGTGTGGTAGACAGACTTTCCAATGAAATGCAGAACTCGCTGATCAACATTGTGACCATCTTCCTTGGTTTCGGTGTCGGTATGACGCTACAGGCGGACAAGTTCCTTGTTGCCGAGACCCTAGGGATCATGGTCATTGGTCTTCTTGCCTTTGCTGCCGGCACGGCTGCCGGGGTATTGATGGCAAAAACGATGAACAAGTTCTCCAAAGAGCCTATCAACCCGCTTATCGGTTCTGCCGGAGTTTCGGCTGTTCCGATGGCTGCAAGGGTTTCAAGCAAGGTCGGTTCTGAAGAAAAACCGGGTAATATTCTGCTCATGCATGCCATGGGGCCGAATGTTGCAGGTGTTATCGGTTCAGCAGTTGCAGCAGGGGTGCTGCTCTCTATCTTCAAATAA
- a CDS encoding biotin/lipoyl-containing protein yields the protein MAKKYIDVMDTTFRDGFQSVFGGRVLMDDFFPAVEAAKKAGITHFEFGGGARFQSLYFYLQEDAFKMMDGFREIVGPDANLQVLSRGINTVMLDTGSREMIDLFAKMFAKHGTSTVRNFDALNDVHNLEYSAQCIKKHGMNHEVVVTMMDLPPGCKGAHDVPFYEKTLRNILDSGIEFDSVCFKDASGTANPHKVYETIEMARKLLGESVHLRLHTHETAGVSVASYLAALEAGANGIDMAASPVSGGTAQPDILTMLHATKGTNYNLGDLQLDKVLKYEERLKECLADYMIPPEATQVSPLIPFSPMPGGALTANTQMMRDNGDLDKFDEVIKAMKEVVERGGFGTSVTPVSQFYWQQAYANVMFGPWKQIAPGYGRMVLGYFGKTPVEPDKEIMELAAQKLKLDPTTENPLDIADRDETKSIAHWKKVLEDEGLETTEENIFIAGACDQKGIAFLKGESPLMVRKGKENNSGEAEMAGNYTVVVDGKKYSVQVAEGDADIQISEAVPATAPAAAAPTPANGVGSVEIHSQTPGNVWKILKNPGDTVAEGDVIMILEAMKMEIDIAAPQAGKIASINVNVNDAVTDGQLLATME from the coding sequence ATGGCTAAAAAATATATTGATGTAATGGACACAACATTCAGAGACGGTTTTCAATCCGTCTTTGGAGGTCGTGTACTTATGGATGACTTCTTCCCGGCGGTTGAAGCAGCAAAAAAAGCGGGTATAACACACTTTGAATTCGGTGGCGGGGCGCGTTTCCAGTCACTCTATTTCTATCTTCAGGAAGATGCCTTCAAAATGATGGACGGTTTCAGGGAGATCGTGGGTCCCGATGCGAATCTTCAGGTACTTTCACGCGGTATCAACACCGTAATGCTCGATACGGGCAGCCGTGAGATGATAGACCTTTTTGCAAAGATGTTTGCAAAGCACGGTACATCAACGGTAAGGAACTTCGATGCGCTTAATGATGTGCATAATCTTGAGTATTCCGCACAGTGCATTAAAAAGCACGGTATGAACCATGAAGTCGTTGTGACCATGATGGACCTTCCTCCGGGATGCAAGGGGGCACATGATGTACCTTTTTATGAAAAAACACTCCGTAATATCCTCGACAGCGGTATCGAGTTTGATTCTGTCTGTTTCAAGGATGCTTCGGGAACGGCTAATCCTCATAAAGTCTATGAGACGATCGAAATGGCACGAAAACTTCTGGGAGAAAGTGTACATCTCAGACTGCACACGCATGAAACAGCAGGTGTTTCGGTTGCTTCTTACCTTGCAGCGCTTGAAGCCGGTGCCAACGGTATCGATATGGCGGCATCACCGGTAAGCGGCGGTACTGCCCAGCCGGACATCCTTACAATGCTTCATGCCACCAAGGGAACAAACTACAACCTGGGTGACCTTCAACTCGACAAAGTACTGAAGTACGAAGAGAGACTCAAAGAATGCCTGGCTGACTACATGATCCCGCCGGAAGCGACACAGGTTTCTCCACTCATACCATTCTCTCCAATGCCTGGAGGCGCATTGACTGCCAATACTCAGATGATGAGAGACAATGGCGATCTTGACAAATTCGATGAAGTCATCAAAGCGATGAAAGAGGTCGTTGAACGCGGTGGTTTTGGAACTTCGGTCACACCTGTCAGCCAGTTCTACTGGCAGCAGGCATATGCGAATGTTATGTTCGGCCCATGGAAGCAGATTGCTCCGGGATACGGCCGTATGGTCCTCGGTTACTTTGGCAAGACACCGGTAGAGCCGGACAAGGAGATCATGGAGCTGGCGGCACAGAAGCTGAAGCTCGATCCTACAACGGAAAATCCTCTTGATATTGCAGACAGAGATGAGACAAAATCCATTGCACACTGGAAGAAAGTACTTGAAGATGAAGGACTTGAAACGACTGAAGAGAATATCTTCATCGCGGGTGCATGTGATCAGAAGGGTATTGCGTTCCTGAAAGGCGAAAGTCCTCTCATGGTAAGAAAAGGTAAAGAAAACAACAGTGGAGAAGCAGAAATGGCAGGAAATTATACAGTAGTGGTAGACGGCAAGAAGTACAGTGTTCAGGTAGCAGAGGGTGATGCGGATATACAGATCTCCGAAGCGGTACCGGCAACGGCTCCGGCAGCGGCAGCTCCGACTCCGGCCAATGGTGTAGGTTCAGTAGAAATCCATTCGCAGACACCGGGTAATGTCTGGAAGATCCTGAAGAACCCGGGTGATACCGTAGCAGAGGGTGATGTGATCATGATCCTTGAAGCGATGAAAATGGAGATCGATATTGCGGCACCTCAGGCAGGAAAGATCGCATCGATCAATGTGAATGTCAATGATGCTGTTACAGACGGACAGCTTCTTGCAACAATGGAGTAG
- a CDS encoding OadG family protein: MEVNLVSEGLKFMVLGMLIVFIFLIVLVQVMKLQAKIINKYFPEKEPAVPMPSTQDSSDEDARRTAAIIAAVTEFRKK, translated from the coding sequence ATGGAAGTAAACTTGGTAAGCGAAGGTCTGAAGTTCATGGTCCTGGGGATGTTGATCGTATTTATATTCCTGATCGTATTGGTGCAAGTCATGAAACTTCAGGCAAAGATCATCAACAAATACTTTCCTGAAAAAGAGCCGGCAGTTCCTATGCCAAGCACACAGGACAGTAGTGATGAAGATGCACGCCGTACAGCGGCCATCATCGCAGCGGTAACGGAATTTCGTAAAAAATAA
- a CDS encoding DEAD/DEAH box helicase, protein MNFSHFNFHRDLAKGVKIAGFKEPSPIQEMAIPIIESGKDLVGQAHTGTGKTAAFGLPMMDKLAKGEIERALVITPTRELATQVADELYHLGRFAGIRTLTVYGGVGYGRQIALIHKGVQIVVATPGRLKDLYRKGKIDVLNPEIVVLDEADEMLDMGFLDEIKEIFEYIPQNRQTLLFSATMPEPIKELANHILYQPEFISVVGDEETTNNVIEQRYYVINENQRDEAIVKLLETEKTNKCIIFCRMKREVDRLTEYLQAQGFNAAGLHGDLEQQEREVVIKAYRRGETKIMVATDVAARGLDVKDVTHVFNYHIPFDPQSYVHRIGRTGRAGKSGQAITLVTTEEFRELQRIQKEVGADMYLATLQGGEALDESSLEYLADQVRDMSVHKEAKHLIEYLGEMDRELLLEKLISCFLEKEQPNVGSQIGFDQNTVDSMMQEYSSEKKAVKNNNRRRKRR, encoded by the coding sequence ATGAATTTCAGTCACTTTAATTTTCACCGCGATCTGGCAAAAGGGGTGAAGATAGCAGGATTTAAGGAGCCGAGTCCCATACAGGAGATGGCAATACCGATTATCGAGAGCGGGAAGGACCTGGTAGGACAGGCACATACAGGTACGGGAAAAACTGCCGCATTTGGCCTGCCGATGATGGACAAGCTCGCCAAAGGCGAAATAGAAAGGGCTTTGGTCATCACTCCGACGAGAGAACTGGCGACACAGGTGGCAGATGAGCTCTACCATCTCGGACGTTTTGCGGGCATCAGAACTCTGACCGTCTACGGTGGGGTGGGGTACGGGCGTCAGATCGCGCTTATTCACAAGGGAGTGCAGATCGTCGTAGCCACACCGGGAAGGTTGAAAGACCTTTACCGTAAAGGAAAGATCGATGTGCTCAATCCTGAGATCGTCGTACTCGATGAAGCCGATGAAATGCTCGATATGGGATTCCTAGACGAGATCAAGGAGATATTTGAGTATATACCTCAGAACAGGCAGACACTGCTCTTTTCGGCGACGATGCCCGAACCTATCAAAGAGTTGGCCAACCACATTCTCTACCAGCCTGAATTCATTTCAGTTGTGGGAGACGAAGAGACAACAAACAATGTCATTGAACAGCGCTACTATGTGATCAACGAGAACCAGCGGGACGAAGCGATCGTCAAGCTGCTTGAGACGGAAAAAACGAACAAATGCATTATTTTCTGCCGTATGAAAAGAGAAGTGGACAGACTGACTGAGTATCTTCAAGCCCAGGGTTTCAATGCAGCGGGATTGCATGGAGACCTGGAACAGCAGGAGAGGGAAGTGGTCATCAAAGCTTACAGAAGAGGTGAGACGAAGATCATGGTTGCTACCGATGTGGCAGCGCGCGGACTGGATGTTAAGGATGTTACGCATGTGTTCAATTACCATATTCCTTTTGATCCTCAGTCCTATGTCCATCGTATCGGTCGGACGGGACGTGCGGGAAAAAGCGGGCAGGCGATCACACTGGTGACTACCGAAGAGTTCAGGGAGTTACAGCGTATCCAGAAAGAGGTGGGTGCCGATATGTATCTTGCAACACTGCAGGGAGGAGAAGCCCTGGATGAATCAAGCCTTGAATATCTTGCAGACCAGGTTCGTGATATGTCTGTACACAAGGAAGCGAAACACCTTATAGAGTATCTTGGTGAAATGGACAGGGAGCTGCTTTTGGAAAAGCTGATCTCCTGTTTTCTCGAGAAAGAGCAGCCCAATGTCGGTTCTCAGATAGGTTTTGACCAGAATACTGTGGATTCTATGATGCAAGAGTATAGTTCGGAGAAAAAGGCGGTAAAAAACAATAACCGCAGACGAAAGAGAAGATAA